Genomic DNA from Lagenorhynchus albirostris chromosome 9, mLagAlb1.1, whole genome shotgun sequence:
ATTCCTGAGGCCGGCGATGGACGCACGGGCGCTCccctacacacacgcacacgcacacgcgctgGGCACGCCCCCAGCGGCGCCAGGCCCTCCCCTCGTGGAGGAGGTGGGCCCCGGGGCGGGGCGAGGCAGGTCCCGGCGCCCGGAGGAAGTAGGGGGCCGCTGCCAGACTAGTCCTCCGGCTGGTCCAGCCATGGAGGCGGAGCCGCCGCTCTATCCGGTGGCGGGGGCCGTGGGTGCGCAGGGCGATGAGGACCAACTCGGGGTCCCAGACGGGCCCGAGGCCCCGGTGAGCGGGGACGGGGAAGGCGTGGCGGCGCGGGGACCGGAAGGGCCGGGGTCTCCCCCGCGGGAGCGGGATGCGGCCCCAGGGCCAGGGGGGGTGCCGGGGGCGGCCGGGGATGGACGCGGGGCTCCGGGGGTGCAGTGGCCGGGTTCGAGCGCCGTCGTGCCCCGCAGCTGGACGAGCTGGTGGGCGCGTACCCCAACTACAACGAGCAGGAGGAGGAGCGCCGCTACTACCGCCGCAAGCGGCTCGGCGTGCTCAAGAACGTGCTGGCGGCCAGCGCGGGCGGCATGCTCACCTACGGCGTCTACCTGGGTAGGCGGCCCGCTGCGCCCCGCGGGTTGGCGGGATGGGCCTCTGGCCACGCCGTTCCGCCCCGGGCCAGGCGAGGTGGCACGGCCCGGCGGGTTCTGCGCTGGGACCCAAGTCTTTCCACTGCCCCCCGCGCGCCCCTCCCCAGACCTGAGGTTTCTCAGGGAAAGAGAAACCTTGGGGCCAGTCGGCTCCCTTCCTCTTTCACTTCTTCTGCGCCCTCACAGCTGCAGCTGCGGCCTCCGCACATGGGGGGACGGTGCAGTGTCCCCGGGGCCCAGCCACAGGCTTCGTGAGTGTGTGGGCGGGCCCTGGGCGCCCTAGGCAGGTCTGCTGCCTTCGGAATCAGGGGCGCTGAGGTCCAAGTGGCTGGCGGAGGGGGGGGGCGGGGACGGGGGTCTGGATTCAAGTAGCTGTCGTGGCCACTGGCAGGTAGGACTCTTGGCCTAGCCTGGGCTTCCCCTCTGTCCTCATAGGCATTGGAGTCGGGGATCCCTTTGGTGCCAGGCTTGCGTTCCAGCCTCTGCTTGGTTGCCCCCAGAGCCAGGTCGCCCCCTCCATGCCTGCTCCCTGTACCCAGGCCTTCTGCAGATGCAGCTGATCTTGCACTACGATGAGACCTACCGGGAGGTGAAATACGGCAACATGGGGCTGCCTGACATCGACAGCAAGATGCTGATGGGCATCAACGTGACCCCCATCGTGGCCCTGCTCTACACACCTGTGCTCATCAGGTGCGACATTGCTGTCTCTATGAGGGCTGCCTCCCTGATCTTGAAGGGGTGCGAGGGCTGGTGGACATGGGGTCTCCAGCTGTCCTGGTgttcttgggggtggggtggggagagaactTGCCTACCTGGAGGGGTGAGAGAGAAGGGGTGAAACCCAGGTTTGGGGAAGAAACAAGAGCTTTGCAACCAAGGCACCTTGGGTTTCAAGCAACAGAAATTCACTCAGGCTCCTTCCCTCAGATTGCCCGTACCCCATGTGGCATCATCTTCATGCCCTCCTTTGTGGCCTGGAGCTACAATGACCTTTTGAGATCAGGGCTGTGGAGTTTCTGGAGAGAATCTGATCAGCCGGCAAAGCCCAGGAACGCACCGCGAGCCCAACCAGCTGTGGCAGTGTTGAGGGACATTTCTCACTGAAAAGGGTGTGGCTGGGCAGGCGCCCCAGGGGGTCTCCTCCATACTGGAGCCTTAGTGGCATCTGGTGCAGTACAAAAATGCCCTCCACAAGTATCCTACCGCCAGGCAGTAGATCTGTGCTCAGATGGGACCCAGAGATCAGTGGACACATTAGATGAGTTCCCCTGTCTTTCCGAAACAATAACAACCCCCTCACACTCTTTTATCACAATTGCACAAACAACATTAGAATCGTAattgaaatcagaaaaaagaaaacccctcCCAAGCCCTCCAGGCAATCAGCTGACTTTGTTTTCCCAGCGGCATGCATGGATAACGTTTCTGTCCTTGTCAACTGGAGTACGTGTATGGgcgtgcatgtgtgcatgtgcagtgtcacttttgctttcttttcactgCACACCTCTTGGCCTGCTTCACAGTGGGGACTTTCGTGATGTTAGCATCTTCTGCAGACGTGGGGGCACTGAACTGTGGCTCAGGGCTGGACATTGCGGCTCCCTCTTCTTTTTTGCATGTTCCCTTTATGCTTCTggctgtttcctcatcttaaaattaaagaaagagagagagagagaaagaaagggagggagggagggaggaaggaaggaagaaggaaagaaagaaagcctcCTAGAATAAACTCTCAGAACCGCCCTTACTAGGTCAGAAGCGTATAAAAGGCTTTATGGCTCTTGAAACCTAGCAGTATTATTAATGGCAAACTCATTTCATTTCCTATGTGCTGGGCGTTGTATAAGCGTATCGCATTCCCTACAACCAAGGTGGATGCTCTGATCTTAGACACGGGGAGACCAAGAGGTTGAACCCATCCCCACAGGCAGCAACTGGCAGATTGAAGGTCTGAACCCAGGCAGTGACTCCAAACCCCATGCTTGCCCCCCAACCCAAACTACCAGGCTGACTTTCCAAAGGGCTGTACCATCTGCATGACCTCTGGctgtatgtgttctttttaaaaccaCAGCCTCACCAGCAATGAGTGctagtatttttactttttgctgtTTCAAAATTTACAGTGCAGTTTGGGTGCCCTTCCCCAAATAGATCAGAGGAGGCTGCCTGTCAATTTATTATATGGCAAGATAAGGATAGTTAAAGAACCAGAACCCTGCAATAGAAGAGAAAGTAATTGTATCAGAAAACCAGAGTCATTGAACTTTGAGCTTCCTGGAAACtcagacaaagaaaggaaataatgagcacaaatattcaaacaaacagaacccaaaacaaaaccaacccaaAGACCTCAATGGTTGTGTCTAGCCTGAACAGCCTCCAGTGCCCTGAACGGGCCCTTATCCTGTCACTCGCCAACCTGCCTCTAACATGGTGCAACATTCTCCCAGAGCCAGTGAGGCCGTTGTTCTACAAGAAACTTCCCAACTGACCACAGTGGACTGAAAGGGCAAAGTGCAGAGGGGAAGGGGCGCCAGGGTTCCTCTCCCTGGTCCTCAGTCCCAGCTTGGGACAAGTCCCTCAGCTGTTCACCTGGGTCCTGTAGTCACTGCACATGGGTGGAGATGGGGGGCTGGCGAGTCAGCCCAGGACACAAATGAGGGTTGCATGTGCCCAAGGGCCACTGACTCATGACACCCTCTCCCTGCTTTATCTCCTCTATCCCTGCAGTGGCCGTGAGAAGCTCGAGGTTGGGGCAGAGCCCACATTACAGGTGTCTGGTTAGAGTGGCTCCCCTGAGGCCACCAGCAAGTCCATGTCTCTGAGACTTATCTTAGGACCCTCGACTCCAAGGCCAGGGGTCCCTCCCCACCTCATACAGCCTCAGGAGCTGGGGCCTGGCGTTGTGGCCACGCTGCTTTCGGGCTGCAGCGGTCTGGCTGTGCGCGTGGTGGCAGCATCCTCCTCCTACTGCTCGCAGGTTTTTTGGCACCAAGTGGATGATGTTCCTGGCTGTGGGCATCTACGCCCTCTTTGTCTCCACCAACTACTGGGAGCGCTACTACACGCTTGTGCCCTCAGCCGTGGCGCTGGGCATGGCCATTGTGCCTCTTTGGGCCTCCATGGGCAACTACATCACCAGGTGAGCCTGGTGGGCAGCAGGGTGGGAGACTGGAGACCTGGCAGAGCCTCTCCTGTGTTGCCCACCTCATCTTGGGGACCTTGGACCAGCCCCATCcgccctctgggcctcagttttcctgttcGTGAGACATTGGCTGGCCAGTCCATAAGCCTGGGTGCAGAGGTTGGGCTGGGGAGAGCCTTCTCTCCTTTGTGGTCCAGGATGGCCCAGAAATACTACGAGTACTCCCACTACAAAGAGCAGGACGAACAGGGCCCCCAGCAGCGCCCGCCTCGGGGCTCCCACGCACCCTACCTCCTGGTCTTCCAGGCCATCTTCTACAGCTTCTTCCACGTGAGTGCCGTGTGTGGGGACACTGGGGGTGGGGTATTCCAGGCCCAGAATCACATATTGGAGCCCATTCCACAGTCTTTTCAGCCCTCTAATCCCACTGCCCTTTCTTGAGCCAACTCCTGTTTGCTTACCTCTGGTGACAGAGACCTCATTCCCTCCCTGTCTACAGTGCTGACCAGGAGGAAGTCTTCCTGCACTGGGCATCCCCCCCCACCAGGCTGCCCCCCGAGAGGTGGGAGGGCTCCTGTTCCCCCAAGGCTGTGCCCAGACCCGCTCCCAGATTGTGCCTGTGCTCCTTGCCCGGTTCCATGCCCCAAGCCTGACCCAAGCTGCCCTCCTGCCCACAGCTGAGCTTTGCCTGCGCCCAGCTGCCCATGATCTACTTCCTGAACCATTACCTGTATGACCTGAACCACACGCTATACAAAGTGCAGAACTGCGGTTAGTGCTCATGGGAGTGGGGTCCCTAAGGTCTGCTCACCTCCCCCACTGAGTCACCCAGAAGACACTGGGCCCTCAAGGGCAGAAAGGATGCCCTCGCTCACACGGCTCAGGGCTGAGAGCCTGGTGTCCTACAGCTCTGATGACCGAGGCACAGGGCCTTGTCGTTAGGACATCTGATCCagcctggggtggtggtggggtgcatcagggaaggctgcctggaaGCGGTGCCATCTGGGCTGAGGCTGCCTGTGGGGTCTCTCAGGGCCAAGTATACCCTCAATGCAGGGCAAATGtatggaggtgggaggtggacTGGCTCCCACGGCAGCCTCAGGGCAatagggcaggagggaggggaggtgattTCAGCCCCAGTGGCCCTCACCTCCAAAGTGCTTCCCAAAGGAACCCTGCCTTTGCCGGCAGGGTCCTTGCCCACACCCTCTAACCCTCCCCTCACCTGCCTGCTTTGCTGCGTTTCTTTGTGGCCCAGCTGACAGTGTGCCCTGCTCCCTGCCTCACgatgccccccaccctcccctttctcAGGCACAAACAGCCAGGGCATCCTCACCGGCTTCAACAAGACGGTTCTGCGGACGCTACCGCGGAGCCGAAACCTCATCGTGGTGGAGAGCGTGCTCATGGCGGTAGCCTTCCTGGCCATGCTGCTGGTGCGGCCCGGGTTGGGGGTGTGACGGGGTCAGATCTGGGGACCGTGGCGGGGAGAGAGGAATGCGGGCTGGGCGCGCGGAGGGCGGGCCGGAGGCTTATTCTGAGTCCAGAGTTAGGGCTGAGTCCTGGGGAGGGGGCCTGAGCCGAGGAGCTGGGCTGGAGGCTCGGAGGTGTGGCTGGTGCCTCCGGACTGAGAGAGGAATTGGAATCCCAGAGGCCAGTAAGAGGGGGTCCAGGCCTGGTCCGGGGTCGAGCTGAAGACAGGGTCCTAGAGGATTGGCTGTGACACGGGCTGGATCTAGGGCCGAGGGTCAGAAGGTATGGCTCCAACCTGGGGGTGGGACCAGGAGGCAGAG
This window encodes:
- the UNC93B1 gene encoding protein unc-93 homolog B1 isoform X1; protein product: MEAEPPLYPVAGAVGAQGDEDQLGVPDGPEAPLDELVGAYPNYNEQEEERRYYRRKRLGVLKNVLAASAGGMLTYGVYLGLLQMQLILHYDETYREVKYGNMGLPDIDSKMLMGINVTPIVALLYTPVLIRFFGTKWMMFLAVGIYALFVSTNYWERYYTLVPSAVALGMAIVPLWASMGNYITRMAQKYYEYSHYKEQDEQGPQQRPPRGSHAPYLLVFQAIFYSFFHLSFACAQLPMIYFLNHYLYDLNHTLYKVQNCGTNSQGILTGFNKTVLRTLPRSRNLIVVESVLMAVAFLAMLLVLGLCGAAYRPTEEIDLRSVGWGNIFQLPFKHVRDFRLRHLVPFFIYSGFEVLFACTGLALGYGVCSVGLERLAYVLVAYSLGASAASALGLLGLWLPRPAPLVAGAGLHLLLTVSLFFWAPAPRVLQHIGVLYAVAVLWGVGSALNKTGLSTLLGILYEDKERQDFIFTIYHWWQAIAVFAVYLGSSLPMKAKLTVLLVTLVAAAASYLWMEQKLRRGVVPRQPRIPRPQHKVRGYRYLEEDNSDESDTEGECGGGRGDCAEEEAGPVGSEPGPKPAGLCRRPCPYEQALGGDGPEEQ